The following proteins are co-located in the Carassius auratus strain Wakin chromosome 7, ASM336829v1, whole genome shotgun sequence genome:
- the LOC113105555 gene encoding reticulocalbin-1-like, whose translation MDVSTYLWFLSVCTCLAHGKPTLRKERVHHEPELSRQPHEDNQSYQYDHEAFLGKEEATTFDQLTPEESKARLGDIVDRIDSNVDGYITTDELKAWIKRVQKRYVYENVAKVWSDYDLNKDNKISWDEYKQATYGYYLANPEEFEDSTDQFSFKKMLPRDERRFKAADLNGDLAAEREEFTAFLHPEEFEHMQEIVVLETLEDIDKNGDGHVDEDEYIADMFAHEDGGPEPDWVRTERDQFSDFRDLNKDGKMDLEEIRHWILPQDYDHAQAEARHLVYESDTDKDQMLTKEEILENWNMFVGSQATNYGEDLTRNHDEF comes from the exons ATGGACGTCTCGACGTATTTATGGTTTTTGTCGGTTTGTACGTGTCTGGCGCACGGGAAACCCACTCTCAGGAAAGAAAGAGTTCACCACGAGCCTGAACTGAGCAGACAACCGCACGAAGATAACCAGAGTTATCAGTACGACCACGAGGCCTTTCTGGGCAAAGAGGAGGCCACCACATTTGACCAGCTCACCCCAGAGGAAAGCAAAGCGAGATTAGG GGACATAGTTGATCGTATTGACAGCAATGTTGATGGATATATCACCACTGATGAACTCAAGGCCTGGATCAAGAGAGTACAGAAGCGTTACGTCTATGAGAACGTCGCAAAGGTCTGGTCTGACTACGACCTAAACAAAGACAACAAGATCTCATGGGATGAATACAAGCAAGCAACGTACGGTTACTACCTTG CCAATCCCGAAGAGTTTGAAGATTCAACAGACCAGTTCAGCTTCAAGAAGATGCTTCCGCGAGATGAACGCAGGTTTAAAGCTGCTGATCTCAATGGTGATTTAGCCGCAGAGCGAGAGGAGTTCACTGCTTTCCTCCATCCAGAAGAGTTTGAGCACATGCAGGAAATTGTGGTTCTT GAAACTCTGGAGGACATTGACAAGAATGGAGATGGTCATGTAGATGAGGACGAATACATTG CGGATATGTTTGCTCATGAAGATGGCGGCCCAGAGCCCGACTGGGTTAGAACAGAGAGAGACCAGTTTTCAGATTTCCGAGATCTGAATAAAGACGGGAAGATGGATTTAGAAGAGATTCGTCACTGGATCCTGCCGCAGGACTATGACCACGCGCAGGCAGAGGCCCGGCATCTGGTGTACGAGTCAGACACAGACAAG GACCAGATGCTGACCAAAGAAGAGATTCTTGAGAACTGGAACATGTTTGTGGGCAGCCAGGCCACCAACTATGGCGAAGACCTTACCAGGAACCATGATGAGTTTTGA